The following proteins come from a genomic window of Candidatus Obscuribacter sp.:
- a CDS encoding DUF3592 domain-containing protein translates to MLPNRNHLSAIFCLLGALYFGYQYFQDKNEADISAKWQSVTAVVDSSSFSTSYSRHSHSYTPHVQYHFNAGGKSHQSTRISFPDPSFGKQSEAEELVAKYPQNSMTTAYFDPKNPDESCLVTGESAALNKELLIAVVLGVASAVLCVIPSTNYRRTGMFKNPTSMITPSR, encoded by the coding sequence ATGTTACCCAATAGAAATCATCTTTCTGCCATTTTTTGTCTGCTTGGTGCCCTGTATTTTGGCTATCAATATTTCCAGGACAAAAACGAAGCCGATATCTCAGCCAAGTGGCAGAGTGTTACTGCTGTCGTTGATTCAAGCAGTTTTTCTACTAGCTATTCTCGCCATTCTCATAGCTATACTCCGCATGTGCAATATCACTTCAATGCTGGTGGCAAAAGCCATCAGAGCACGCGTATCTCTTTTCCGGATCCCAGCTTTGGCAAGCAATCCGAGGCCGAGGAACTAGTTGCGAAGTATCCTCAGAACAGCATGACTACTGCTTATTTTGATCCTAAAAACCCGGATGAATCATGTCTTGTCACAGGTGAGAGTGCGGCACTTAATAAAGAACTCTTGATCGCAGTTGTGCTTGGTGTTGCCTCTGCCGTTCTATGCGTAATTCCCAGTACAAATTATCGGCGCACTGGTATGTTCAAAAATCCAACCAGTATGATCACACCTTCGCGCTGA
- the tadA gene encoding Flp pilus assembly complex ATPase component TadA: MALIKKEIGDLLVDNGLITNDELKVVQQERMRTGEPISLILSRLGLANETHLKSALETQYGVSYVSLAKVQPASQALELLPEKVMRQHQVVPLYLDGKLLTVAMVNPNNLLALDDVKYRLKSMQIKPVVCTEDDFQHFMETIYAKRQDELTEEWDEQADKSFIESEVDLSSLDVISDFDDTINDLDLARQAQDAPIVQLANQILAKAIKRQCSDVHIEPQDKYVMVRYRLDGVLFVDRKLPKAILAALVSRYKIMADLDIAERRLPQDGRIRVRFSAKDIDFRVSTVPSKHGEKVVMRQLDKSGTTFGLNHLITDPDTLATIRDMVLKPYGIIFVTGPTGSGKTTSLYSALAERNTPEVNILTAEDPIEYEMQGITQVQVLREKGLDFARILRSFLRQDPDIILVGETRDRETAKIAVEAALTGHLVFTTLHTNDAPGAVSRLAEMEVDPYLVASATVGVIAQRLLRRICMDCKEDYTVDRSVLEYLGLLEKSQERLADSTVQYFRLKLDDSGWPVFSRGKGCEACNHTGYKNRIGVYEVMKVNDEIRDLICKNATTAMVRLSAKQAGMIPLKDYSIRLVGQGLTTADEVVRVTLSDTSGQEKMCSKCRNPITDDFVKCPFCQFDLKVSCLRCGMLQQDDWQSCPKCGRSNEENENEFGCTSCDAEIYGEWHVCPYCQATREATN, encoded by the coding sequence ATGGCACTGATAAAAAAGGAAATTGGCGACCTGCTGGTCGACAATGGGCTCATCACCAATGATGAGCTTAAGGTTGTGCAGCAAGAGCGCATGCGCACCGGTGAGCCTATTTCGCTCATTTTATCCAGGCTTGGACTGGCTAATGAGACCCACCTTAAAAGTGCCCTGGAGACACAATACGGCGTCAGCTATGTCTCACTGGCAAAAGTGCAGCCAGCCTCACAAGCGCTTGAGCTACTCCCCGAAAAGGTGATGCGTCAACATCAAGTGGTGCCGCTCTACCTGGATGGCAAACTACTTACCGTAGCCATGGTCAACCCTAACAACTTGCTTGCCCTGGATGACGTCAAATACCGACTCAAGAGCATGCAAATCAAGCCTGTTGTCTGCACCGAGGACGACTTCCAGCATTTTATGGAGACTATCTACGCCAAAAGGCAAGATGAGCTCACCGAAGAATGGGACGAACAGGCAGACAAAAGTTTTATCGAATCCGAAGTCGATTTAAGTAGTCTCGATGTTATATCCGACTTTGACGACACAATTAATGACCTGGATCTAGCAAGACAAGCTCAGGATGCACCTATAGTCCAGCTGGCCAACCAAATACTGGCTAAGGCCATCAAAAGACAGTGCTCAGACGTACATATCGAGCCCCAGGACAAATATGTCATGGTGCGCTACCGTCTCGATGGTGTTTTATTTGTCGACCGCAAATTACCTAAAGCCATTTTAGCGGCACTGGTATCGCGCTACAAAATCATGGCCGACCTCGATATCGCCGAGCGCAGATTGCCTCAAGATGGACGTATACGTGTGCGTTTTTCGGCCAAGGACATAGACTTCCGGGTCTCCACAGTGCCAAGCAAACACGGCGAAAAAGTGGTGATGAGGCAACTGGATAAATCAGGCACCACTTTTGGTCTAAATCACCTTATTACCGACCCAGATACGCTGGCTACTATCCGAGATATGGTGCTCAAACCGTATGGCATCATCTTTGTCACAGGCCCCACCGGTAGTGGCAAGACCACCAGTCTTTACTCTGCTCTGGCAGAGCGCAACACACCTGAGGTCAATATACTGACGGCTGAAGACCCGATTGAATACGAGATGCAGGGCATCACCCAGGTACAAGTATTGCGAGAGAAGGGTCTGGACTTTGCTCGGATCCTCAGAAGCTTTTTGAGACAAGATCCAGACATCATCCTGGTGGGAGAAACCCGCGACAGAGAAACAGCAAAAATCGCTGTCGAAGCGGCCCTCACAGGTCACCTAGTCTTTACCACTCTGCACACCAACGATGCACCAGGAGCAGTATCACGACTGGCCGAAATGGAAGTTGATCCCTACCTAGTAGCATCAGCCACTGTGGGAGTTATCGCCCAGAGACTTTTGCGCCGCATCTGTATGGATTGCAAAGAAGACTATACAGTCGACAGAAGCGTCCTTGAATATCTGGGACTACTCGAAAAGTCACAAGAAAGACTGGCTGACTCCACTGTGCAATATTTCCGTCTCAAACTGGACGACAGCGGTTGGCCTGTTTTTAGTCGCGGCAAAGGCTGCGAAGCTTGCAATCACACTGGCTACAAAAACCGTATTGGTGTCTATGAAGTAATGAAAGTCAACGACGAAATCCGCGACTTGATTTGCAAAAACGCCACCACTGCTATGGTCAGACTATCAGCTAAACAAGCCGGGATGATCCCTCTCAAAGACTACAGTATCAGACTAGTTGGACAGGGGCTGACCACTGCTGACGAAGTAGTGAGAGTGACGCTTTCTGATACTTCTGGTCAAGAAAAAATGTGCAGCAAGTGTCGCAATCCAATCACTGATGACTTTGTCAAATGCCCGTTTTGCCAGTTTGATCTAAAAGTATCTTGTTTGCGCTGCGGCATGCTACAACAAGACGACTGGCAAAGCTGCCCCAAGTGCGGACGCTCCAACGAAGAAAACGAAAACGAATTTGGTTGCACCAGCTGTGATGCCGAAATCTACGGTGAGTGGCATGTCTGCCCCTATTGTCAGGCGACAAGAGAAGCTACAAATTGA
- the der gene encoding ribosome biogenesis GTPase Der: MSKPTVVIVGRPNVGKSTFFNRCIQEKHAIVDDVPGITRDRIYREADWNGHDFLLVDTGGIMPNEGKSFEPMTKEVLDQVKQALLQADVIVFMVDGREGVTGADEEVAGIIRRAKKPTILAVNKIDSIREHNNIMEFYGLGVGDPMPLSAMTGAGNVGDLLDAIVKHFPEGSAVRKGTPSKKEFVYNDDLEEEQIDTRDPATCPISIAIVGRPNVGKSSITNVLCGHQRSIVSAEPGTTRDAVDTTFLMHGREITLIDTAGIRRKSRVDYGVEAFSVVRSLKAISRADVVIMVLDAGEEITDQDQKIASKIEEAGKAAVIVMNKWDLITDRSSTTMNTFTELLKRELRSLSYAEVLFTSALNKLRVQKIIEAAERAFAESSRRVTTGLLNQIVNESVALSPPPASKRGKRLKVYYSTQVSTNPPTFILKVSDAKLMAKNYETYLERKLRESFGFVGAPLRIVARSKREP, from the coding sequence ATGTCAAAACCAACAGTCGTCATCGTAGGACGTCCCAATGTAGGGAAATCTACATTTTTCAATCGCTGCATTCAGGAAAAACATGCCATCGTCGATGATGTGCCGGGAATCACCCGCGATCGCATCTATCGTGAGGCTGACTGGAATGGCCACGACTTCCTGCTTGTTGATACCGGCGGTATCATGCCCAATGAAGGCAAAAGTTTTGAACCAATGACCAAAGAAGTCCTCGACCAGGTCAAACAAGCTCTTTTGCAGGCTGATGTCATTGTCTTTATGGTGGATGGTCGCGAAGGTGTTACAGGAGCCGATGAAGAAGTAGCCGGTATAATCCGTCGCGCAAAAAAACCGACAATACTAGCGGTCAATAAAATTGACTCGATTAGAGAACATAACAACATCATGGAGTTTTATGGTCTCGGTGTAGGCGACCCGATGCCTCTATCAGCCATGACCGGAGCTGGCAACGTCGGCGATTTGCTCGATGCCATAGTCAAACATTTCCCCGAGGGTAGTGCTGTCCGCAAAGGCACTCCCAGTAAAAAAGAGTTTGTCTATAACGATGATCTCGAAGAAGAACAAATTGACACCAGAGATCCCGCCACATGCCCAATCTCTATTGCCATTGTGGGCCGCCCAAACGTAGGTAAATCGAGTATCACAAACGTCCTTTGCGGTCATCAACGCTCGATTGTTTCAGCTGAGCCTGGCACCACCCGCGATGCTGTTGATACCACCTTTTTGATGCATGGCCGTGAGATCACGTTGATAGATACCGCTGGTATCAGACGCAAATCGCGTGTTGACTACGGCGTCGAGGCCTTTAGCGTGGTGCGCTCGCTCAAAGCAATCAGCCGAGCAGATGTCGTAATCATGGTGCTGGATGCTGGTGAAGAAATCACAGATCAAGATCAAAAAATCGCCTCCAAGATTGAAGAAGCCGGTAAAGCGGCAGTAATAGTAATGAATAAATGGGACCTGATCACAGATAGATCATCGACCACCATGAATACATTTACTGAATTGCTCAAACGTGAGTTGCGCAGCCTATCTTATGCCGAAGTACTATTTACCAGTGCTCTCAACAAACTGAGAGTGCAAAAGATAATAGAAGCGGCCGAAAGAGCTTTTGCCGAATCATCCAGACGGGTGACTACCGGACTGCTCAATCAAATAGTCAACGAATCAGTGGCACTATCGCCGCCTCCAGCCAGCAAACGCGGCAAGCGGCTAAAAGTCTATTACTCCACCCAGGTATCGACTAACCCGCCGACATTTATCCTCAAAGTCTCCGATGCCAAATTAATGGCCAAAAACTACGAGACCTACCTTGAGCGTAAACTGAGAGAATCATTTGGTTTTGTAGGCGCACCACTAAGAATCGTAGCTCGCTCAAAACGAGAGCCCTAA
- a CDS encoding MBOAT family protein — MLFNSLQYLVFLPTVFFLYWLIPQKFKVPLLLVASYVFYCSWRPIYGLLIFGLTLANFLLVPLIDKAAKSETGKHILNAKGWLSVVIAVNLILLGVFKYAYFTVDSIKSGLSLAGINWHEPHLHIILPLGISFFVFEFIHYAMEVYRGKPVVTSFSALALFASFFPTQIAGPIKRYQDFVPQLSERIKFKWEYLDQGMQLILMGLCKKVLLADNLSLVAQAGFAHPENFSSADMWLITYAFAFQIFFDFAGYTDIARGSALLFGYKVPINFNLPYLAANVSDFWNRWHISLSTWLRDYLFIPLGGSRCGRILNYRNLFITMALGGLWHGAAMHFLAWGVYQGLVLILHKEYRRGFEAMGLNTSIEKSPVMTKIYHVVSVIVTFHIVCIGWVFFRAEDMKTSFDIITKLAQIPVELMHFSTSQLAVLQIRDPIIFPALLVLLPILMVAQPIVNWLNDKSIYKNPPWALQVSVMVALMCLITIFSPDSSPSFIYFQF, encoded by the coding sequence TTGTTATTCAATAGCCTGCAGTATCTGGTTTTTCTGCCGACGGTTTTCTTCCTTTACTGGTTGATACCGCAAAAGTTCAAGGTGCCACTACTTCTGGTGGCTAGCTATGTTTTTTATTGCTCCTGGCGGCCAATCTATGGTCTTTTGATCTTTGGTCTGACTCTGGCAAACTTTTTGCTTGTGCCGTTAATCGACAAAGCAGCAAAGTCAGAAACAGGCAAACATATCCTCAACGCCAAAGGTTGGCTATCGGTTGTAATTGCCGTCAACCTCATTCTTCTGGGTGTCTTCAAATACGCTTATTTCACTGTTGACTCAATCAAAAGTGGTCTCTCGCTGGCTGGCATTAATTGGCACGAACCCCATTTGCATATCATTTTGCCTCTGGGTATTTCGTTTTTCGTATTTGAATTTATCCACTACGCCATGGAAGTCTACAGAGGCAAACCTGTAGTTACTTCCTTTTCTGCGCTGGCACTCTTTGCCAGCTTTTTCCCCACCCAGATAGCCGGTCCAATCAAGCGCTATCAAGACTTTGTGCCTCAATTATCTGAGCGCATCAAATTTAAGTGGGAATACCTCGACCAGGGCATGCAACTGATCCTTATGGGTCTTTGCAAAAAAGTCCTCCTTGCCGACAACCTCTCTCTGGTTGCTCAAGCTGGCTTTGCCCACCCCGAAAACTTCAGCTCGGCAGACATGTGGCTCATTACCTATGCTTTTGCCTTCCAAATCTTTTTTGACTTTGCCGGTTATACCGACATCGCCAGAGGATCAGCTCTACTCTTTGGCTACAAAGTGCCAATCAACTTCAACTTGCCTTATCTAGCGGCTAACGTCTCAGACTTCTGGAACCGCTGGCACATCAGCCTCTCCACCTGGTTGAGAGATTATCTGTTTATTCCGTTAGGCGGCTCCAGATGTGGACGCATCCTCAATTACCGCAACCTCTTTATCACCATGGCCCTTGGTGGTCTCTGGCACGGAGCAGCAATGCACTTCCTGGCCTGGGGCGTCTATCAAGGTCTCGTTCTGATTTTGCACAAAGAGTACAGACGTGGCTTTGAAGCTATGGGTCTGAATACCTCAATCGAAAAATCTCCAGTAATGACCAAGATTTATCATGTGGTATCAGTGATAGTGACCTTCCATATAGTCTGTATTGGCTGGGTATTTTTCAGAGCCGAAGACATGAAGACATCCTTCGATATCATCACCAAACTGGCTCAAATCCCTGTTGAATTGATGCATTTCAGCACCAGTCAACTGGCTGTGCTACAAATCCGTGATCCGATTATCTTCCCAGCATTGCTTGTGCTCTTGCCCATACTGATGGTGGCACAACCAATCGTCAACTGGCTCAATGACAAGTCCATCTACAAAAATCCACCATGGGCACTGCAAGTAAGTGTGATGGTAGCTCTCATGTGCCTGATTACAATTTTCAGTCCCGACAGCTCGCCTTCCTTTATTTACTTCCAGTTCTAA
- a CDS encoding response regulator transcription factor, with product MSRILVIEDDMAISELVKINLELLGHQVVTAPDGIKGLAMAQQNAPDLIVLDVMMPDLDGFTVCQRLRQNPKTNSIPVLMLTALSTTKDKVAGFDAGADDYLPKPFDTPELQVRVRALLRRAGSVPHSATLPEILTAGEITLIPENLQAKVGGRIEKLTPTEFEILHCLMQHHGQTVSTGKLLEEVWGYAPDDDVDTIRVHIRHLRTRLEKGETKYIKTVYGGGYQLVAEGFTRDKAGE from the coding sequence TTGTCAAGAATCCTCGTTATTGAAGACGATATGGCTATTTCTGAATTGGTGAAGATCAATTTGGAACTCCTGGGACACCAGGTGGTCACCGCGCCTGACGGCATTAAGGGGCTGGCCATGGCCCAGCAAAACGCTCCAGACTTGATAGTCCTGGATGTGATGATGCCGGACCTGGACGGATTTACCGTTTGCCAGCGTTTGAGACAAAACCCCAAGACCAACAGTATTCCGGTCTTGATGTTGACTGCCTTGAGCACCACCAAAGACAAAGTAGCCGGCTTTGACGCCGGAGCAGACGACTATCTGCCCAAACCATTTGACACACCTGAGCTGCAAGTAAGAGTGCGCGCTCTTTTGAGAAGAGCCGGCAGCGTGCCACACTCGGCCACACTGCCAGAAATACTGACAGCAGGTGAAATCACTTTAATCCCCGAAAATTTGCAAGCCAAAGTAGGCGGTCGAATTGAAAAATTGACACCCACCGAGTTTGAAATTCTCCATTGTCTGATGCAACACCACGGTCAAACGGTCTCCACAGGCAAGCTTCTAGAAGAAGTCTGGGGTTATGCACCAGACGATGATGTGGACACAATCAGAGTACACATCAGACATCTGCGCACTCGCCTTGAGAAAGGTGAGACAAAATATATCAAGACCGTATATGGTGGCGGGTATCAACTCGTCGCAGAAGGATTCACACGCGACAAAGCCGGTGAGTAA
- a CDS encoding serine/threonine protein kinase, whose product MPKDFDTFEQALPEIIVGKTYRIKGLLGKGGMGNVYLAEHLIIGKQYALKMLAPEQITQDNWNRFHSEGKAIALLDHPHIVKIHNMGVDETGYPYYVMDLIKGQSLLDKLRQNKPLSLAELLTVFTQIASALDYSHKKGIIHRDIKPSNIMVLDNASGAIDTRLVDFGIAKLLQFSGADRQRLTATGEIFGTPYYMSPEQCIGARLDQRSDIYSFGCTLFEALCGRPPFKGSSATETVMMHLNQAPPTLAQASGIDYGQDMEALLAKLLQKDRDNRYDSMQQVLHDLERIQVNKPVAQHAKSLGFERTMADFNTNTDAPNENTKSRWVAVGICIVALLVVLISLPLAKALLQPNANPIPIREAKSKQADEAETSYVKIPEKDRQTIVAFLKSKTKVTSEIDQSGQKVIHFPSFALGEIFAAKNQNEDAVSFVQNTDQRANGSQVVPDKVALVLRSKCEDSPAIWKYPELLAKFDKNVMQGMWLEGYGYDTNADSVSATTDVIVDALDNWTSLHYFGIEDCNLSEHALKRLDNHPELIVLKINLKDFDASSLNRHKFTDRLLTLRLTQAKNIEPLLKKLSGPNKLSNLYLQGSNIGAHAFDKIEKCKSLRFLELSNCPIYIEQIQAISKMDKLYTLRICRVSGLSPLIKATLEKMRPRINIEIVESNSNPLNDS is encoded by the coding sequence TTGCCAAAAGATTTTGATACTTTTGAGCAGGCACTGCCAGAAATTATCGTGGGCAAAACCTACCGCATCAAGGGTCTGCTTGGCAAAGGTGGCATGGGTAATGTCTATCTTGCTGAGCACTTAATTATCGGCAAACAGTATGCGCTCAAGATGCTCGCCCCAGAGCAAATCACCCAGGACAACTGGAATCGCTTTCATTCTGAAGGTAAAGCCATCGCCTTACTGGATCATCCTCATATAGTCAAAATCCACAACATGGGAGTGGACGAGACCGGCTACCCCTATTATGTTATGGACCTGATTAAAGGTCAGTCGTTACTGGACAAACTCAGACAAAATAAACCTCTCAGTTTGGCAGAATTGCTCACAGTATTTACGCAAATAGCATCAGCTCTGGATTACTCTCACAAAAAAGGGATAATCCACCGTGACATCAAACCAAGCAATATCATGGTGCTGGACAATGCCTCCGGTGCCATCGATACAAGACTGGTCGATTTTGGTATAGCCAAACTCTTGCAATTTAGTGGTGCTGACAGACAAAGACTGACAGCCACCGGTGAAATATTTGGCACACCTTATTACATGAGCCCGGAGCAGTGTATTGGTGCCAGACTGGATCAGCGCAGCGATATTTATTCCTTTGGCTGCACCCTATTTGAAGCCCTTTGCGGCAGGCCGCCCTTTAAGGGTAGCAGTGCCACTGAAACAGTAATGATGCACTTAAATCAAGCCCCACCGACTCTTGCTCAAGCATCGGGCATAGATTACGGTCAGGACATGGAAGCACTGCTAGCCAAACTCTTGCAAAAAGATAGAGACAACAGATATGACTCAATGCAACAAGTGCTGCATGATTTGGAACGCATACAAGTCAATAAGCCAGTAGCTCAACACGCTAAATCATTGGGTTTTGAAAGAACCATGGCCGATTTCAATACCAACACTGATGCACCAAACGAAAATACGAAAAGCAGATGGGTGGCAGTAGGAATCTGTATAGTCGCATTGCTCGTTGTGCTAATTTCTTTACCACTAGCAAAGGCTCTATTACAACCAAATGCTAATCCAATTCCCATCAGAGAAGCAAAATCCAAGCAAGCTGATGAAGCCGAAACTAGTTATGTAAAAATTCCTGAAAAAGATCGCCAAACAATAGTAGCCTTCTTGAAGTCTAAGACAAAAGTGACAAGCGAAATCGACCAAAGCGGTCAAAAAGTAATTCACTTTCCTTCTTTTGCTCTAGGCGAGATTTTTGCCGCTAAAAACCAAAATGAAGATGCAGTTTCATTTGTTCAAAACACAGATCAAAGGGCAAATGGCTCGCAGGTAGTACCAGACAAAGTGGCCCTGGTGCTGCGTTCAAAGTGCGAAGACTCACCAGCAATCTGGAAATATCCAGAGCTCCTTGCCAAGTTTGACAAGAACGTAATGCAAGGGATGTGGCTCGAAGGCTACGGCTATGATACAAATGCAGACTCAGTCAGTGCTACCACTGACGTGATCGTCGATGCTTTAGACAATTGGACTAGCTTGCATTACTTTGGTATAGAAGACTGCAATTTGTCAGAGCACGCATTAAAACGCCTCGACAATCATCCTGAACTAATTGTCCTCAAAATCAATTTGAAAGATTTTGATGCAAGCAGCTTAAACAGACATAAATTTACAGACAGGTTGTTGACTCTCAGATTGACTCAGGCAAAAAACATAGAACCATTGCTAAAAAAGCTAAGTGGTCCTAACAAATTGTCCAATCTTTATTTGCAAGGATCAAATATAGGTGCGCATGCATTTGATAAAATCGAAAAGTGTAAATCTCTACGATTTTTGGAACTCTCAAACTGTCCAATTTACATCGAACAGATCCAGGCAATTAGTAAGATGGACAAACTGTACACATTGAGGATCTGTCGTGTTAGCGGTCTATCACCCCTGATAAAAGCAACCCTGGAGAAAATGAGGCCACGCATAAATATCGAAATCGTGGAGAGCAATTCAAACCCATTGAACGATAGCTGA
- a CDS encoding trypsin-like peptidase domain-containing protein translates to MKTPKALTNLWRERIILALLPLLLPVLPAQSAPTASATTATTTTNAPIKKIPSELTREEELNISIYKSANRAVVNISSVASAEELMNNVMPTEGFGSGIVLDSQGYILTNHHVVKGAEHLQVTLYDGSNTTANLVGFDPHTDLAVIKITPPKGTALTSIPFGDSSTLEVGRRVLAIGNPFGYDRTLTTGIVSSLGRTIKAESGRLINGIIQTDAAINPGNSGGPLLDLNGRVIGINTAIFSGTRQSSGIGFAIPINIAKNIIPQLIEFHKVQRADLGLEVMQDEGKGLRVLRVTKGGAANLAGVMGPKILLFTYGDLEWRQVERGTADLITAVDGIEVKSVDALMSYVESKKPNQVVTLTIIRANRVMKIPVKLTVGASD, encoded by the coding sequence ATGAAAACGCCAAAAGCATTGACCAACCTCTGGCGTGAGCGCATAATCCTGGCTTTGCTGCCATTGCTTTTGCCTGTCTTGCCGGCCCAGAGCGCACCGACTGCCAGCGCCACCACTGCTACCACCACCACAAACGCGCCCATCAAAAAAATCCCTTCTGAGCTAACCCGCGAAGAAGAGCTAAATATCAGCATCTACAAGAGCGCCAACCGCGCTGTCGTCAATATTTCGTCAGTAGCATCTGCCGAAGAATTGATGAACAATGTCATGCCCACCGAAGGCTTTGGTTCTGGCATCGTGCTCGATAGTCAGGGCTATATCCTCACCAATCACCATGTCGTCAAAGGCGCTGAGCATCTGCAGGTGACACTCTATGACGGCTCCAATACCACTGCTAATTTGGTCGGCTTTGATCCTCATACTGATTTAGCTGTAATCAAAATCACGCCGCCCAAAGGCACCGCGTTGACCAGTATCCCCTTTGGTGACAGCTCCACTCTTGAAGTCGGTCGTCGCGTCCTGGCTATTGGTAATCCTTTTGGTTATGACCGCACCTTAACCACTGGCATAGTCTCGTCTCTAGGGCGCACCATCAAAGCTGAGAGTGGTCGTCTGATAAATGGCATCATCCAGACAGATGCCGCTATCAATCCAGGCAACTCTGGTGGTCCACTGCTTGATCTCAATGGCCGTGTAATTGGCATCAACACTGCAATTTTTAGTGGCACAAGACAATCTTCTGGTATCGGCTTTGCCATTCCCATCAATATAGCTAAAAACATCATCCCTCAACTAATTGAGTTTCACAAAGTGCAGAGGGCCGATTTGGGACTGGAAGTCATGCAAGATGAAGGCAAAGGTCTGAGAGTCTTGCGTGTCACCAAAGGTGGAGCGGCCAACTTAGCCGGTGTAATGGGACCCAAAATCTTACTCTTTACTTATGGAGACCTGGAATGGCGCCAGGTTGAGCGCGGCACGGCGGACTTAATAACAGCCGTGGACGGCATCGAAGTCAAAAGTGTAGATGCTCTCATGTCCTATGTAGAGAGCAAGAAACCTAACCAAGTGGTTACACTGACGATAATTAGAGCCAACCGTGTAATGAAAATTCCAGTAAAATTAACAGTCGGTGCCAGTGATTGA
- the plsY gene encoding glycerol-3-phosphate 1-O-acyltransferase PlsY, with protein sequence MLSFIFQVLLAYVIGSIPTGYWVGKAKGIDIRKVGSGSTGATNVYRSVSKAAGIFVMVVDLLKGYLPVIGSIYLSKNLAFEVGPISYGVSDLTPVAVALATIIGHSKSIFLQFTGGKSAATGLGTMIALCPPAGGLTFVTWLLLVFTSKYVSLASFSSSAINVLYFWLFHAPTAFVIYSALGSLYVIIRHKSNIQRLLNGTEPKISGKAKPPEAKDTK encoded by the coding sequence ATGCTCTCCTTTATTTTTCAGGTTTTGCTGGCCTATGTCATAGGCTCCATACCGACAGGATATTGGGTAGGTAAGGCTAAGGGCATTGATATCCGCAAAGTCGGCTCAGGTAGTACCGGAGCCACAAACGTATATCGCAGCGTCAGTAAAGCTGCCGGCATCTTTGTTATGGTGGTTGACTTGCTAAAAGGCTACCTGCCAGTTATTGGCTCTATCTATTTGAGCAAAAATCTAGCATTCGAAGTCGGTCCTATCTCCTATGGCGTCAGCGACCTGACACCAGTAGCAGTAGCACTGGCTACTATCATTGGACACAGCAAGTCAATCTTTTTGCAGTTTACTGGCGGCAAAAGTGCTGCTACAGGTCTTGGCACCATGATTGCCCTTTGCCCTCCAGCCGGTGGTCTTACTTTTGTCACATGGCTTTTATTGGTTTTCACTTCCAAGTATGTCTCTCTGGCTTCGTTCTCATCTTCGGCGATAAATGTTCTTTATTTCTGGCTGTTTCATGCCCCTACCGCTTTTGTTATCTACAGCGCTCTGGGCTCTCTTTACGTGATCATTCGTCATAAGAGCAATATCCAGAGACTGTTAAACGGTACTGAGCCCAAAATCAGTGGCAAAGCAAAACCTCCTGAGGCTAAGGACACAAAATGA
- a CDS encoding DUF167 domain-containing protein: MINPGNWPVVKRANGGFTLYIEVKPGASKTEMVGTKEDANGIERVLIKLTAQAHDGEANKALIEYVAKTLKVPKTKIEITTGLKSRVKTLTLYVEAP, translated from the coding sequence GTGATTAATCCCGGTAACTGGCCTGTGGTAAAGAGAGCCAATGGCGGCTTTACTTTGTATATCGAGGTCAAGCCCGGAGCAAGTAAAACCGAAATGGTTGGCACCAAAGAGGACGCCAACGGCATCGAGCGTGTACTGATTAAATTGACTGCCCAGGCTCACGATGGTGAAGCCAATAAAGCACTGATAGAGTACGTGGCAAAGACTCTAAAAGTGCCAAAAACAAAAATAGAAATTACCACTGGACTTAAAAGCAGAGTCAAAACTCTGACACTATATGTAGAGGCACCCTAG